The DNA window ATTTTCTAGCTCCTATACCAGGCTAATGTCAGGAAAAAGTAGCAAGTTATAGTAACTAGCTGGTTAGCGGTGaattaacttagctagctaattatCTTAGGAAGAGCTGTAACTTTTTTATAATTTATCGACTCATATTGTAATGTTTCCCCTCCCCAGACCAAGAAGTGGAAAAGAGACTACACGCAGTTACATTTGAAGATAAATTATGTTCTGCTTTTCGTTAGATTGAGGAACTCCAGAAAAACATTCATGGTCAAGAGTTGGAAGATTTGCTTGTTTCATTCCTCGACTAAGCAATAGTCTTTACCCTGTAATGTTAGCTGGCCATGTACTTTATAAAGAACCTTAAATATACTTAGCCATTTATGTATATGTTATGTGTAGACTAGGCCTACTAAACTAGCCATTAGCTACATGTCCGGGTATTAGGGATTCTTAACTATATCTATCACTCCTAAACCAAAGGTAATCATTTGGTATGGTTTATTTGTTTGACGTTAGCATTAAACCCTCACTGTTATAAGAGCAACATTAGGTAAAGCAAGGTGAAAAATCTTGAGGACGACATGTAGCTAGTGAGTATCATCATTGGAATTTTCCGTTGGGCGTTTAGTGTTGTGCTTTGTAGGAACAGTGGTTGGTTTCAATTTAACACCAACAGGTGTGACTTGTCCTGTGGTTCACCCTTTCCCTTTTATCATTCCCAGTGATCTCACGGCAAGGAGAGTTCATTTAACTCATTCATCTAATGTACTATAGCTAGGCTATAGTCTTAACAAAACCGCCAACAAAATCCTAAAACGGAAAGAAATGATATATACAGTTTAACCCATTATTGCGTTCTCAATAACTCATCATTGCAGTCTCTAAGTCCTTTAGTGTAAAATCCAGACATAATTAAGGGCGCTGAACTAAGGGAGTTGACATGACAGCTGTAGTAGGAAGAGTTTGGGGGTGGGTGCGTCCAGCTATCTCCTACCGGCCCTGGGGCAGCAAAGAAGGACCTGGCAAAACCATGAGGGACAAGCCAGTGACGGACGAGCAGCAGGCAAGAGGCAGCTGGGGCTTGGGGGGGTTAACAACCTGGGTTTGGGGAGCCGGACAGAAAAGACAAACAAGTGAACAAACATTGATTGACGAGTACTGGGAAGCAAGTGAGGAGAAAATCCAGTCCAGGGAAATTGAAGAGCTGGGGACGAGAAAGCAGGAGGCTGAGGGGAAAGCAGAACATGGTGACTCCAGATGGTGGAATAAGGTTCTGGCATCCTCACACTTATTCTGGCCTAGAACAGCTGAACCTGGTGGGCTAAGTCAGAAGAAGTGTGTCGGTGGAGGATGGGACTCTGACAACGATGGGGACTATTCTGACTATGGAACCCCTCCACCATCTCCCACACCTAGCTCCTCATCAGCCTTCCGGTTCTTTGCACTCGCCTGGAATGGGGAGATAGTTCCGGAACACTATGAGATCTGCTTCAACCTCCTTCGCCACCTGTTTGACCTGTTGGTGGTGGGCTTCCTGTGGACTGTGTCCCCCCCTGCCAAGTTGGTCCTTGAGGTTCTAGGGGTCCAAGGAGGACTGAAGCTGTGGCTCCATGGAATGGCCATGTTTTCTGTCTCCACTGTTGGAATGGCGGGACTGCTTTGGTTGGTCCAAGAGTATCTTCTACAATTTGCTCTGTTGTATGGCATCGTGCAAGCACTGGTCATCTCTGTCAGCATCCAGCAGAGTGTGATCctaggagagggggatgaggaggtggaggacgTGGAAGTGAGAGACGATGGGGAAGTTACAGAGATGTACCTGACTACAAAAAGGAAAGATGATCCTTGAGTGAAAGTTTGTTTTGGTAAGTTCTGtcaatctcttctctctctctgttggattTTCTGGTCTCTCACTGTCCTGATGTGCACAGTTTTCCTGACTGTACTACAGCCTAAATGTACCTAGCATGTACAAGGACTCCACTCCTAACCTCATGATTGTTTTTGTTGTTCACCACTCATTATGTACCTGTTTGTTGTAGTTCATATTAAGAAAGGGAGAAAAAAAGCTTATGCTtatacactgaactaaaatattaacacaacatgtaaagtgttggtcccatgtttcaggagctgaaattaaagatcccagaaatgttgcaTATGCACAAAACGCtttatttctctcatattttgtgtacagatttgtttacatccctgttagtgagcatttctcctttgccaagataatccatccacctgacaggtgtggcatatcaagaagctgattaaacagcatgatcattacacaggtgtaccttgtgctgaggacgataaaaagccactctaaaatgtgcagttttgtcgccacagatgtctcaagttttcggggagcatgcaattgacatgttgactgtaggaatgtccaccagagctgttgccacagaatttaatgttaatttctctaccataagctgccaccaacgtcgttttagagaatttggtagtatgtccaaccggcctcacaaccgcagaccaggacctccacatctggcttcttcacctgcaggattgtcagagaggggagggggatttCTGTCTTTTTATtcaagcccttttgtggggaaaaactaattgaGATTGGCTGGCCACGccccttcccagtcatgtgaaatccatagatttgggcttcatacatttatttcaattgactggtttccttatatgaactgtaattcagcaaaatctttgaaattgttgcgtttttatatttttgttcagtgtagaactGACGCAGTTTCATGAGGTTATATTATTGTGGTTTCCATGGTTATTCAACTGTACAGACTATGCAGATTGTTCTTGTCTAGGTTGGCAATGTTCCCACTGCCACAAACACCTCTGCTTGAAGATATTTTAATCTACAGCCAACCACAAACTGCTCCGCTTGGAGCTATTTTTAATCTTGAAACCAGAGAAAAAGAACTGACATTCTCTCAGTGGTGTGAAACCAGCTTGAACTAATGAAATATCAAAAAGGCTTTTTTTTGGAATGCATATCATTACAGTTTACATAGAGAGAGCAGTGCTGTATGAAGGAAGGATGGGGTTTTATTTGCCTGAAGGGGTGCTGCAATAAcaagcagcagcaacagcaggcCAAAATTACAGGCCCACTGTTTTTGTCCTGCTGTTGTCATCCTAATGACTTTCCCATGTGATTTTTGTCATGTTTAACTTGAGGCTATTTAAAAGCATTTGAACCACAAACTGTTTACTGATCATTagctttttttccccccacagacAATCGCCTGACATGGAGGAAAGTTGGAGGGAAGAGGGATGTTTTGAAAGCCTGACATGCAGGGATTGAGGGAAGTTGTTTCCAGAGCCTACCAATGCAAAGACAAAGACGCATGAGGAGAGCTGAGCCCAGCTGACACTGCAATGAGGAACGGCAGAGGCTGGAGGACTTCAGGCTTATACTTCACCTCACTACTGTGATATTCAGTGGCGCTGAAGCAATGCACATCCACTACAATCTTGGTCATGTAGGCCCAGTGATACCACTGTTGTCGTCTGGGCCCAGTGATACCACTGTTGTCGCCAGGGGCCCAATGATGCCACTTGTCGCCTGGGGCCCAATGATGCCACTGTTGTTGCCTGGGGCCCAATGATGCCACTGTTGTCGCCTGGGGCCCAGTGATACCACTGTTGTCGCCTGGGGCCCAATGATACCACTGTTGTCGTCTTAGCACAGTTCTATTGTTACAGAATCCTGTTTCCCTCTAGTTAGactattttttttatattcattTTGTTTTGTTCAGATTAACTTTTGAATATCTACTTTACAGATACCAGCacctatcccccccccccccccccaggtttcTTTCAAAGCTTATTCCAAGCAGATTGTGTTGCTGTTAGTTTTGGGACATAAGGTTTATTTGCCTTGTATTTCATTTCCTGTGCCTTAATAATGTCATGTGTAGTAGTACGCCTTAGTATATTATCCCTGTCTTTCTCCATCATAATCATAGTGTTATTTGCATTGTAAGTAAACTACACATTGAACATGTATTTATCTGTCTTGTTACACCTATGTTCCTGTTTGAAAGGTACGCTACAGCCTTAGAAACACaactgtttaaaaatatatatatatatatatcttacaATTGTCCAGTAGCAAGTTTTTTGCACAATCACATACAACCAACAGTGATGCTCAGGAACACTAATTCTACCTGCAAGATTTTTGTCTCTCAGCATGTCACAATCTACAGTATGCATGTGTAAGAAGAGGGTtctcaccagtggaggctggtgggaggagctgtaggaggacaggctcattcaAATGGAACGTATCAAACATatagaaaccacgtttgactccattccacaattccatttcagccattacaatgagcccgtcctcctagagctcctcccaccagcctccactgtttctCACCCACAATGCCCCTGTATTATAAAAGCTTTGTAGAACATTTCTAGTTTCTACAATGGCCTTTTCcagatattttgtatttgtagCAAAACATACAGCTATCACAACTTCACAGGGATGCAGAAAGTTATGATATACTCATTGTGTACTGATAATGGGACCTTTAAACAGTGATGCCACATCGGTGATTCCTCTCTGCCTTTTATCTTGTGTGTTTTAGTGTCATGTTTTGACTTGTTACTCCATGTGTTGTTTATAAAGAAAGATGTCTTGTAATGAGAATGTGCAAATGCCCCCCCTCCCAAGACAAGTGGATCACTGTCAAAACAGTGATAAGGCAGCAACACTACAACATTCAAACCCACCAGGGCCACGTTCAGTTGAtcaaacgttgcagatagaaatgtgacGAATAGAGCTGCCATGACTCCTTGTTCTACGTttcagagaggcatgtttgttctacatgtATTTCTATCGTAAAGTTCCACGACGGGTCATTCTGAATCCATTCCatgtcatgttgtgttttttgtaaGGGAATGGATGTGTAATGTAAACAACGTGTTGAGAAAATAAACTTCGGACCTGATACTGTCCTTCTAGATGTCTATACCCATTGCTGTACTGTACACTGACTCAGCCTGAAATATTTCCACTGGgtaaataaataaagatgtggcATCGCTGAATCTCAGAATTGATTTCATTGGCCATGCCATGTGTGTGCTAATTTAGCTTTTAATACGCATGGTACTCATTACATAACACATTTGTAACCGTGGGGATCTCCTATCTAATAACAAGGTGGACGTCCCAAAAGACAccatattacctatatagtgcaccagagacctgctcaaaagtagtgcacaatagggaatatggtgctatttgggatacactatagggaatagggtgctatttggtatacactataggaaatagggtgctatttggtatacactatagggaatagggtgctatttggtatacactataggaaatagggtgttatttgggataCACATTATGGGatacagtatagggaatagggtgttatttgggataCACAATATGGGatacagtatagggaatagggtgttatttgggataCACAATAGGGAATACGATACTATTTGGCatacactatagggaatagggtgctatttgggatggaTCCAAGGCCATGTGTCAATAGGATTCATACTTTTCGCAGCAGGACAGAAACACCAGAATAACCTCACTGATGCCATCAGAGCAGGTCCCTGAATTTGACCTGATTATTTTAGTTATTTTTATTACTGTCTCCATGGCCACCAACCACTAAATCAGTCTTCCTCTGTGTTGACCTACTTTGTGTACTGGAAACCTGAACTATCTTGTAGGTGGGGTTTATGGGAGATTTATTCATTAGTG is part of the Salmo trutta chromosome 34, fSalTru1.1, whole genome shotgun sequence genome and encodes:
- the c34h6orf47 gene encoding uncharacterized protein C6orf47 homolog; this encodes MTAVVGRVWGWVRPAISYRPWGSKEGPGKTMRDKPVTDEQQARGSWGLGGLTTWVWGAGQKRQTSEQTLIDEYWEASEEKIQSREIEELGTRKQEAEGKAEHGDSRWWNKVLASSHLFWPRTAEPGGLSQKKCVGGGWDSDNDGDYSDYGTPPPSPTPSSSSAFRFFALAWNGEIVPEHYEICFNLLRHLFDLLVVGFLWTVSPPAKLVLEVLGVQGGLKLWLHGMAMFSVSTVGMAGLLWLVQEYLLQFALLYGIVQALVISVSIQQSVILGEGDEEVEDVEVRDDGEVTEMYLTTKRKDDP